The nucleotide window AGGGCGAGGTTCTCAAAAGAAAAATGTAAGTCAAGAGCTTAACTTCTCTCTCATGAACTTCTCAAACCTGTTCATCGCCTCCTCAAGAACCTCTACTGGTGGTAGGAATACTGCCCTGAAGTGTCCTCTTCCGTATTCTCCGAATCCCGAGCCGTGTACAAAGAGGACGTGGGCGTTGTGGAGTACGTCAAGGACGAACTCTTTGTCATCCTTCCATGGGCCTTCCTCAATCCTGGGGAATATGTAGAAGGCTCCCTGTGGTTTAGTCGTGCTTATCCCAGGAATTTCGTTCAATCTCTTGTATATGTAGTCCCTCCTCTCCTTAAGCTTCTTCATATACTCTTCAAGGTAATCCATTGGGCCCCTCAGTCCTGCTATTGCGGCAAATTGGGCTGGAGTGTTTGGACACAGTCTTATCCTTGCAAGCTTGTCAATGGCTTCCCTAACTTCGCTTAGCTTACCCTCAGGGTCTACAAAGTACATGTATCCTAATCTCCAGCCGGTGGCAAAGTAAACCTTCGATAGGCCGTTCATCACTATTACCGGGACGTCCTTGGTTAGTGATGCTGGTGAAATGTGCTTCCCTTCATAGGTCATTAAGTCATAGATCTCGTCGCTTAGAACTGGAATGTCATGCTCACCTGCAATGTTGATTATCTCCTCCAGAGTCTTCTTGTCGTACAATGCTCCGGTCGGATTATTCGGATTTATTACCGCTATCGCCTTGGTTCTCTCGGTTATCTTCTTCCTAAGGTCATCTATATCAGGTTGCCAGCCTTCCTCCTCGATCGTTCTGTATTCTACTGGTACTCCACCATAGAACTTGACTAGGCCGGTGTACGGTGGGTAACTTGGTCCTGGAATTAATATTTCATCTCCTGGGTCTAGTAATGCTCCAAATATCATCTGAAGGGCCTCTG belongs to Pyrococcus abyssi GE5 and includes:
- a CDS encoding pyridoxal phosphate-dependent aminotransferase; protein product: MVRASKRALSIEYAIRDVVLPARELEKKGIKVIRLNIGDPVKFDFQPPEHMKEAYCKAIKEGHNYYGDSEGLMELREAIVEREKKKNGVNITPDDVRVTAAVTEALQMIFGALLDPGDEILIPGPSYPPYTGLVKFYGGVPVEYRTIEEEGWQPDIDDLRKKITERTKAIAVINPNNPTGALYDKKTLEEIINIAGEHDIPVLSDEIYDLMTYEGKHISPASLTKDVPVIVMNGLSKVYFATGWRLGYMYFVDPEGKLSEVREAIDKLARIRLCPNTPAQFAAIAGLRGPMDYLEEYMKKLKERRDYIYKRLNEIPGISTTKPQGAFYIFPRIEEGPWKDDKEFVLDVLHNAHVLFVHGSGFGEYGRGHFRAVFLPPVEVLEEAMNRFEKFMREKLSS